The following coding sequences lie in one Chelmon rostratus isolate fCheRos1 chromosome 2, fCheRos1.pri, whole genome shotgun sequence genomic window:
- the smpd4 gene encoding sphingomyelin phosphodiesterase 4 isoform X4, translated as MAAPTLQQPSFLLANLKADSTTKTLLQRCQDLVKIIDEYPAKELHLIFPWLVESVFGSLDGVIAGWNLRLLHSRSNEYNIAMEFLNPSGPMMKLVYKLQAEEYKYEIPVNYLPGPVKACFQEGVLPDCPLFHNKLHFPLSGLLTLNLALNPFEFFMFNFAFCLITPKNYPQGQHGSSTDSAYFVLVDTYLKYFLPSEGSVPPSPFSDSRGSVTAPSPRSSSFAGYGVHSPSLLKHHIFHQPSVNADPAAQEIWRSETLLQMFVEIWLHHYSLEMYQKLQSPQVKLALLQYRLSMSSMPCQPHAPPGSGTLHTYQEPFSPTEEHVLVVRLLVKHLHAFSNSLKPEQLSSSPSAHSHTHTSPLEEFKRVVVQRFVQQKLYLFLQHCFGHWPLDASFRAVLETWLSYIQPWRYTGEKTNPQPDQNRTVPDKWESFVQENLLMYTKLFQVFLNRTVRTDLVNAKNALMVFRVAKVFAQPNLAEMIQKGEQLFLEPEHVLHHRQPRGYLTPSQGGSYLSSRQRVMTDMVFRVKSHVYALEGQDCQYKQMFGTELRGAVMKLIQIIAQARHTAKRISDHSSEAAANNSFLSWFGIGSSDLNNTFAGAEPEESGECLKKTHEFLDRALENLCQIFKLNQGQLTQLISNLSSSQDDGNCKQLPDCIQGEDGLILTDLGRRQIINGLRRFEIHYQGDPELQPIRSYENALLVRLFYRISSLVNERFGGHMNALCSRPDFLGRLGRHYLAEADSGTKLKQSPMSRRSLEANRQPRLSLRLLASYRTILLLLLLYMFGALLSFGPMSSTLLILTGGFLYGLFMTLFGDKLKRH; from the exons ATGGCTGCTCCAACATTGCAACAGCCCAGTTTCCTCCTG GCCAACCTTAAAGCTGACTCGACCACCAAAACTCTCCTCCAGCGATGCCAAGATCTGGTGAAGATCATCGATGAATATCCTGCAAAG GAGCTGCACTTGATTTTCCCCTGGCTGGTGGAGAGCGTGTTCGGCAGTCTGGACGGCGTCATCGCTGGCTGGAACCTGCGACTCCTGCACTCACGGAGCAATGAGTACAACATTGCTATGGAGTTTCTAAACCCCAG CGGGCCGATGATGAAGCTCGTCTATAAACTTCAAGCAGAAGAGTACAAATATGAAATTCCTGTCAATTATCTCCCG GGTCCAGTGAAGGCCTGCTTCCAGGAGGGAGTTCTCCCAGACTGCCCCCTGTTCCACAACAAGCTGCACTTCCCCCTGTCTGGTCTGCTGACTCTGAACCTTGCTCTCA ATCCATTTGAATTCTTCATGTTCAATTTTGCCTTCTGTCTCATTACACCAAAG AATTACCCTCAAGGCCAACATGGAAGCTCCACTGACAGCGCCTACTTTGTTCTCGTGGACACGTACCTCAAATACTTCCTCCCCAGTGAAGGAAGTGTACCACCTTCCCCCTTCTCTGACTCCAGAGGCTCAGTCACTGCACCTTCACCGAG ATCTTCTTCTTTCGCTGGTTATGGCGTTCACAGCCCCAGTCTCCTGAAACATCACATATTCCATCAACCCTCAGTCAACGCAGACCCGGCCGCCCAGGAGATCTGGAGGTCTGAAACACTGTTACAA aTGTTTGTGGAGATCTGGCTCCATCACTACTCTCTGGAGATGTACCAGAAGCTGCAGTCTCCTCAGGTGAAG CTGGCGCTGCTGCAGTATCGCCTCAGTATGTCCAGCATGCCGTGCCAACCCCACGCCCCACCAGGCTCTGGGACCCTCCACACCTACCAA GAGCCCTTCAGCCCGACGGAGGAGCACGTGCTGGTGGTTCGTCTCCTGGTGAAACACCTTCACGCCTTCTCCAACAGCCTGAAGCCGGAGCAGCTGTCCTCCTCTCCGTCAGCCCACTCGCACACTCACACCAGCCCGCTGGAGGAGTTCAAGAG GGTGGTGGTGCAGCGTTTCGTTCAGCAGAAACTGTACCTGTTCCTCCAGCACTGCTTCGGCCACTGGCCTCTCGACGCCTCTTTCAGAGCG gtgttggAAACATGGCTGAGTTACATCCAACCGTGGAGATACACAGGCGAGAAGACCAATCCTCAGCCAGACCAAAACAGGACAGTACCTGACAAATG GGAGTCGTTTGTTCAGGAGAACCTGCTCATGTACACGAAGCTCTTCCAGGTTTTTTTGAACAGGACCGTGAGGACAGATCTGGTTAATGCCAAAAATGCACTGATGGTCTTCAGGGTGGCGAAAGTCTTCGCTCAGCCAAACCTCGCTGAGATGATCCAGAAAG gagagcagctgtttctggagcCAGAACACGTCCTCCACCACCGCCAGCCCCGCGGCTACCTGACGCCGAGCCAAGGAGGCAGCTACCTGTCGTCACGGCAACGGGTGATGACAGATATGGTGTTCAGGGTGAAGAGTCACGTGTATGCTTTGGAAGGTCAGGACTGCCAGTACAAACAGATGTTTGGCACTGAGCTCAGAGGAGCC GTCATGAAGTTAATCCAGATAATTGCACAAGCCAGACACACAGCCAAGAGGATATCCGATCACTCCAGTGAGGCGGCGGCTAATAACTCCTTCCTGTCCTGGTTCGGGATTGGCTCTTCTGATCTCAACAACACCTTCGCCGGGGCCGAGCCAGAGGAGAGTGGGGAATGTTTGAAAAAGACTCACGAATTCCTGGACAGAGCTTTGGAGAACCTGTGTCAGATCTTCAAG CTGAACCAAGGACAGCTGACTCAGCTTATATCCAACCTGAGTTCCTCTCAGGATGATGGCAACTGCAAGCAGCTGCCAGACTGCATCCAGGGGGAGGACGGACTTATTCTGACAGACCTGGGCAGGAGGCAG atcaTAAATGGACTGCGCAGGTTTGAGATCCACTATCAAGGAGACCCGGAGCTCCAGCCCATTCGGAGCTATGAGAACGCCCTGCTGGTCAGGCTTTTCTACAGGATCTCTTCTCTGGTTAATGAGAGG TTCGGAGGGCACATGAACGCACTCTGCTCGCGTCCAGACTTCCTGGGTCGCCTGGGTCGTCACTACTTGGCGGAGGCGGATTCCGGCACGAAACTGAAGCAGAGCCCGATGTCCCGGCGGTCGTTGGAGGCGAACCGCCAGCCGAGGCTGAGCCTGCGCCTGCTGGCCAGCTACAGGAcgatactgctgctgctgctcctctacATGTTCGGAGCCCTCCTGTCGTTTGGCCCCATGTCCAGCACTCTGCTCATCCTCACAGGGGGATTCCTATACGGACTCTTCATGACGCTGTTTGGAGACAAACTGAAAAGACACTAA
- the smpd4 gene encoding sphingomyelin phosphodiesterase 4 isoform X3, with amino-acid sequence MAAPTLQQPSFLLANLKADSTTKTLLQRCQDLVKIIDEYPAKELHLIFPWLVESVFGSLDGVIAGWNLRLLHSRSNEYNIAMEFLNPSGPMMKLVYKLQAEEYKYEIPVNYLPGPVKACFQEGVLPDCPLFHNKLHFPLSGLLTLNLALNPFEFFMFNFAFCLITPKNYPQGQHGSSTDSAYFVLVDTYLKYFLPSEGSVPPSPFSDSRGSVTAPSPRSSSFAGYGVHSPSLLKHHIFHQPSVNADPAAQEIWRSETLLQMFVEIWLHHYSLEMYQKLQSPQVKLALLQYRLSMSSMPCQPHAPPGSGTLHTYQEPFSPTEEHVLVVRLLVKHLHAFSNSLKPEQLSSSPSAHSHTHTSPLEEFKRVVVQRFVQQKLYLFLQHCFGHWPLDASFRAVLETWLSYIQPWRYTGEKTNPQPDQNRTVPDKWESFVQENLLMYTKLFQVFLNRTVRTDLVNAKNALMVFRVAKVFAQPNLAEMIQKGEQLFLEPEHVLHHRQPRGYLTPSQGGSYLSSRQRVMTDMVFRVKSHVYALEGQDCQYKQMFGTELRGASPNVSSISQVMKLIQIIAQARHTAKRISDHSSEAAANNSFLSWFGIGSSDLNNTFAGAEPEESGECLKKTHEFLDRALENLCQIFKLNQGQLTQLISNLSSSQDDGNCKQLPDCIQGEDGLILTDLGRRQIINGLRRFEIHYQGDPELQPIRSYENALLVRLFYRISSLVNERFGGHMNALCSRPDFLGRLGRHYLAEADSGTKLKQSPMSRRSLEANRQPRLSLRLLASYRTILLLLLLYMFGALLSFGPMSSTLLILTGGFLYGLFMTLFGDKLKRH; translated from the exons ATGGCTGCTCCAACATTGCAACAGCCCAGTTTCCTCCTG GCCAACCTTAAAGCTGACTCGACCACCAAAACTCTCCTCCAGCGATGCCAAGATCTGGTGAAGATCATCGATGAATATCCTGCAAAG GAGCTGCACTTGATTTTCCCCTGGCTGGTGGAGAGCGTGTTCGGCAGTCTGGACGGCGTCATCGCTGGCTGGAACCTGCGACTCCTGCACTCACGGAGCAATGAGTACAACATTGCTATGGAGTTTCTAAACCCCAG CGGGCCGATGATGAAGCTCGTCTATAAACTTCAAGCAGAAGAGTACAAATATGAAATTCCTGTCAATTATCTCCCG GGTCCAGTGAAGGCCTGCTTCCAGGAGGGAGTTCTCCCAGACTGCCCCCTGTTCCACAACAAGCTGCACTTCCCCCTGTCTGGTCTGCTGACTCTGAACCTTGCTCTCA ATCCATTTGAATTCTTCATGTTCAATTTTGCCTTCTGTCTCATTACACCAAAG AATTACCCTCAAGGCCAACATGGAAGCTCCACTGACAGCGCCTACTTTGTTCTCGTGGACACGTACCTCAAATACTTCCTCCCCAGTGAAGGAAGTGTACCACCTTCCCCCTTCTCTGACTCCAGAGGCTCAGTCACTGCACCTTCACCGAG ATCTTCTTCTTTCGCTGGTTATGGCGTTCACAGCCCCAGTCTCCTGAAACATCACATATTCCATCAACCCTCAGTCAACGCAGACCCGGCCGCCCAGGAGATCTGGAGGTCTGAAACACTGTTACAA aTGTTTGTGGAGATCTGGCTCCATCACTACTCTCTGGAGATGTACCAGAAGCTGCAGTCTCCTCAGGTGAAG CTGGCGCTGCTGCAGTATCGCCTCAGTATGTCCAGCATGCCGTGCCAACCCCACGCCCCACCAGGCTCTGGGACCCTCCACACCTACCAA GAGCCCTTCAGCCCGACGGAGGAGCACGTGCTGGTGGTTCGTCTCCTGGTGAAACACCTTCACGCCTTCTCCAACAGCCTGAAGCCGGAGCAGCTGTCCTCCTCTCCGTCAGCCCACTCGCACACTCACACCAGCCCGCTGGAGGAGTTCAAGAG GGTGGTGGTGCAGCGTTTCGTTCAGCAGAAACTGTACCTGTTCCTCCAGCACTGCTTCGGCCACTGGCCTCTCGACGCCTCTTTCAGAGCG gtgttggAAACATGGCTGAGTTACATCCAACCGTGGAGATACACAGGCGAGAAGACCAATCCTCAGCCAGACCAAAACAGGACAGTACCTGACAAATG GGAGTCGTTTGTTCAGGAGAACCTGCTCATGTACACGAAGCTCTTCCAGGTTTTTTTGAACAGGACCGTGAGGACAGATCTGGTTAATGCCAAAAATGCACTGATGGTCTTCAGGGTGGCGAAAGTCTTCGCTCAGCCAAACCTCGCTGAGATGATCCAGAAAG gagagcagctgtttctggagcCAGAACACGTCCTCCACCACCGCCAGCCCCGCGGCTACCTGACGCCGAGCCAAGGAGGCAGCTACCTGTCGTCACGGCAACGGGTGATGACAGATATGGTGTTCAGGGTGAAGAGTCACGTGTATGCTTTGGAAGGTCAGGACTGCCAGTACAAACAGATGTTTGGCACTGAGCTCAGAGGAGCC AGCCCAAATGTTTCGTCCATTTCACAGGTCATGAAGTTAATCCAGATAATTGCACAAGCCAGACACACAGCCAAGAGGATATCCGATCACTCCAGTGAGGCGGCGGCTAATAACTCCTTCCTGTCCTGGTTCGGGATTGGCTCTTCTGATCTCAACAACACCTTCGCCGGGGCCGAGCCAGAGGAGAGTGGGGAATGTTTGAAAAAGACTCACGAATTCCTGGACAGAGCTTTGGAGAACCTGTGTCAGATCTTCAAG CTGAACCAAGGACAGCTGACTCAGCTTATATCCAACCTGAGTTCCTCTCAGGATGATGGCAACTGCAAGCAGCTGCCAGACTGCATCCAGGGGGAGGACGGACTTATTCTGACAGACCTGGGCAGGAGGCAG atcaTAAATGGACTGCGCAGGTTTGAGATCCACTATCAAGGAGACCCGGAGCTCCAGCCCATTCGGAGCTATGAGAACGCCCTGCTGGTCAGGCTTTTCTACAGGATCTCTTCTCTGGTTAATGAGAGG TTCGGAGGGCACATGAACGCACTCTGCTCGCGTCCAGACTTCCTGGGTCGCCTGGGTCGTCACTACTTGGCGGAGGCGGATTCCGGCACGAAACTGAAGCAGAGCCCGATGTCCCGGCGGTCGTTGGAGGCGAACCGCCAGCCGAGGCTGAGCCTGCGCCTGCTGGCCAGCTACAGGAcgatactgctgctgctgctcctctacATGTTCGGAGCCCTCCTGTCGTTTGGCCCCATGTCCAGCACTCTGCTCATCCTCACAGGGGGATTCCTATACGGACTCTTCATGACGCTGTTTGGAGACAAACTGAAAAGACACTAA